The Tachysurus fulvidraco isolate hzauxx_2018 chromosome 4, HZAU_PFXX_2.0, whole genome shotgun sequence DNA window GAAGAAATTGTTATGCCTGATGAGCAGAAAGGCCTGGTAAAAGAGAACTATATGTGGAGTGTGCTGCTGCACAGAGGAGCCACATCTGAAGGGATCTTCCTTAATGTGCCTGCAGGCAGCTATGATCACGACCTGTTCACTATGACCTGGGGCCCGACAATCGCTGCCCTTTCCTACGTGTTTGACAAGAGCTTAGAGGAAACCATAATCCAAAAAGCCATTGCAGGTTTTAGGTACATGCTATAGAATAGAAGATGTCtcattgtaaaatgttaatCTTGAAAACTAACGAATTATGTCTTTTGATGATGATCAATCCACAATAATCGTGTTGAACTTTGTACCCTTTCCAGGAAATGTGCAATGATTGCAGCACACTATGGCTTTAGTGATGTTTTTGACAATTTAATCATCTCTCTTTGCAAGTTTACCACACTCAACAGTGAGGTAATAACAATGTACAATGTCCGTCTCAATTAGTTCTCCATTTGAGGTCATGCTGTATATGTGACGGTCTGTTTTGTGTGGCCAGTCTGTAGAAAACCTGCCCACAGTTTTTGGCAGCAACGCCAAAGCTCAGATAGCAGCAAAGACCACATTTAGCCTCGCCCATCGCCATGGTGATATCTTGCGAGAGGGTTGGAAAAACATCATGGATGCGATGCTGCAGCTCTTCAGGGCTGAGCTCTTACCCAAATCCATGGTAGaggtgagagaaagagcaagatgCGTTGTTACTCCTTTTGCTACATTTGCACAGAGTTGAAACGCAATTTCGGGGGGAAtttgaagtttgttgcttcattattaaatatccGTAATGCAGATCTCAATACGAGTATAAAAGTTTAGCTTGTTTAAAGAGtaatcatttcctgttttcttcAAAGGTCGAGGACTTTGTTGAACCTAATGGAAAGATTTCTCTACAACGTGAGGAGACCCCATCAAACAGGTCAATTTATTTGACGTCCTTATAATAGATTTTAGACAAAAAAATCCTGATTAAATTAACAATAAGGAATTTGAAGCTATGTGGGTTCATGAACATATTAAAATAAGcattattttgtttacaaaCACATCTGGAATAAAATTAACTGGGTTTTTCTCAGTACTATAAGCTACATTTGAGAAATAGTTGATAAAAAGTTAAAGCAGTTTACAGCATCAATACGCTCACTAAAGGTCGTATCTATCTCAGGGGAGAGTCGGCTGTGTTGAGCTTTGTTAATTGGCTGACACTGAGTGGGGGAGCGGAGCAGTCCGGACAGCGAGGCCCCTCTACTGAAAATCAGGAGGCCAAGCAGGCTGCTCTGCTCTGTATAAAGGTAAATGCACGTTGTACATACGAAATATCTCCCCTTCATTTGTGCTTTCTTTCTGTTATTGCTGCTGAATTCAGTTCTTGATTTTTCTTACACTTTTCTAACCGCCGTCTGACAGCATTGTGACCCTGAGAAACTGATCACAGAAAGCAAGTTTCTGCAGCTGGAATCTCTGCAAGAGCTTATGAAGGTGAGGCCAGTTTTTTCAGCAGCATTAGTCATTGTCTGTTTACAATAACTTTCTCTATCAGCATATGAAATTGAAGGATTTAATCCAGTATACTGCCCAGTTTTTTATATAGATTGATTATGTATAGGgtaatctatattttttataatagatATACCAATATGTTCCAGGCCCTCATCTCAGTGACTCCCGATGAAGAGAACTACGATGAAGAAGATGCTGCTTTCTGTCTAGAGATGCTTCTGCGCATTGTTCTAGAGAATAGGTACTATGACTTAAAATATCATGTTAATACATAGAGATGTTTTCGCGGACTGTCGTAGTTCCAAAGATTAACGTATGAATGCGTTAGTTCTTGTGATGCTATTGGGTATATTTTAAAGCATTGAAAAGAACGACTGACTTTTCTTGTGTTTGGTGACCTACAGGGACCGGGTGACGTGTGTGTGGCAGACTGTGCGTGCACGTTTATATcacctgtgtgtgcatgccaaTGAGAGCTGTTTCCTGGTGGAAAGAGCTGTAGTGGGTCTACTGAGACTTGCTATACGCTTGCTGCGCAGAGAGGACATCAGCTCACAGGTATGTCCAATCGCttttaattttcaaaaaaaatcaagtgtacctttttatttttctcatacaATTGTATAGAAAATATTTGACATCAagtctcacatacacaccctaGACAACACATGATCATTCAGAAACAGCAGGGACATGCATGAAACTTGGTGACATTAGTTACTTGTTGTTGAAAGCGTACAAAGACGCCGCCGGACTAACTATATAGTGAATTTAGAGCCAAGTGTGAAACATGATTTTCCCCTTGCTTTACTCCTTGCACAGGTGCTGCTCTCTTTGCGCTTGCTCCTGATGATGAAGCCTCATGTGTTGTCCAGAGTAAGTCGAGAGGTTGCTTATGGTCTCCATGAGCTTCTCAAAACCAATGCTGCCAACATCCACTGCACTGAGGATTGGTACACACTTTTTACGCTGTTGGAGTGCATCGGTGCCGGAATCAAACCTCCGGCTGCACTGCAGATCACCAGCAGCAGCCCTGACAGTGACACAGGTAAAAGAGTATGTCTGAAAGATATGACGTGCATCCGACACCCCTGACTGTGAAATGGTGTTGTGATAACTGAAATTTAAATTCACGGGTTCTCTAGGTGCTCAGTCTGATAGTGAAGTGAGCTCATACCACCAGAGCGAAGTGACTTTGGATCGAGGTTATACCTCTGACTCTGAGGTCTACACTGAACATAGCAAGCCCAGAATGCCGCGCTCTACAACTGAAGTTGAAGTGGGATGGTTAGTGGTGAGTATAGAAAAACTCTACCCTCGTCTTTTCCTGCATACATTTAACATTACATCTGCTGTAGATCTCTTTTTCAGTTttgtattgtaatttttttgtacaGTAGAACATCATGCACTCTTATGAGAATTCTTTAATGTGTAACCCTTCAACTCTTTCAGATATCACACAGTCGTGACATCTAAAGTGCTTGCTGTACACTTTATatgtagtttttaaaaataaatgatgctTTAAGGCTGGGTGCAATGGGGAAATTAGAGGCATTGTTATGAAATTGAGTGAGAATTCAGAAATTATGATTGTATATTAAGGAGTGTAGCAGTAGCCGGGAAACGAAATATGTCAGCAGTGTAGTGATAAAGACGTGTCATATCATTAGAGCATGGTTCTCAAGCATTTGCAATTTgatactcctttttttttttaacataaccAAGCACTAAATGTTAAGATTCATGGCTACATAAGTCATTATTTAATGCTATGAATACACTTGCAAATTTTAGCTAAAACTAGATCTGTGTGAGATACAGCTCTCCTGAGGCATGGGAAGGAAGGGCTTCTCATTATTCCGCTCACTGTTTACTATGAGCTCATCAGATGTGATATTGGAACAATTGCAATAATGAGCGAGTATTAGTTTACTAACACCTAGGACTTGGATGTTCCCCAAAATGGCAGCTTTTGCCTCCAAATTCTTCACATGTTCatgcttatacagtatatctgtgaGCAGACTTTTTCCATAACACTTTAACAAGTCTAAACTGTACTCTGGACTCACACCTGGACATCTAAATgacattataaaaatgtaaaagcttTAAAAGCAGAACGGATTTAAAAGCACAATGTGTTTCATGACTTCAAGTTCTTATGAATTTTAGGTAATTCATTACAAATGCAATCTTTAGTATTTTCTTCACATAGCTAACAGGCTATAGTGACTACTAATGTTGGGAAAATAGTTGATGTTCCTATGCGGAGTAAAACAAATGGTTGTGAGATTATTTGTATACGTTTTTCATTTAATAGAAGTGTTCTAGTTTTAATTTTGTAAACGATATAGTATTGTACagataatataaatgtaattttcagCACACTCAGGCTTAACATAGTCATTCAACATGCTAAAGGTTAAattaacatttctatttttgGTCCGGCCGTCAATCTTAAATGAGTTTGACACTCTTCATCTGAGGAGACAACGTGAATTCATGTCATCTGCACTTAATGTACtatgtctttgtgttttttgtaagGTTGGTAAGGATGACCTGGAGAGCAGTAGGGCACCACATGTTCCAGCTCAGTCTCCTCTTATAAACCAGTACAGTTTAACATTGGGTCAGGACATGGGCCTGCATGATACCAAGTCCCTCATCAAGTGTGTGGAGTCACTCTCTTTTATCGTACGTGATGCTGCACATGTCACACCTGAGAACTTTGAGCTTTGTGTGAAAGCCATTCGAGTATTTGTGGAAGCCAGTCTTAATGGAGGTTAGTGAATTTAAGTACACACCTGTTCTTTTTGGCTCACTTATCACATCCATGCTTTCTATTTAGAAACAAGACATAGATATCGAAACaacaaaaagtattttatttacgTCAACTCCTTTATTAAACCACACTTTGAGTCTCACTAAAATATGTTGCTTCAGGGGATTTGGTGCCCTCGCTTTAGAGAAACCGTAGTGGAAATAGCaaaacgaaataaaaaaaacaaaactagtgCTGTCTTACTTTGAACTGACATCATAATTCTGTTTCCTTGGGTTTGCACTTAATCAAACCACTATAGCAAGCCTTATGTGTGTAGACCGACTCCTTTTCAGACCTCGTATGTGCAGATTGACTCCTTTGGGATTAAAGAAGACTTTGTGTGGGCTGGTTCTATAGCACTGTAATTGGATGTGTCAGTGCCTGGAAGCTTTTTGGTTGGGTATCTTAAGCTGTGCTCTAAGGGTGAGTCATTTAACTCGGGGCAATCGAACTGCGTGACTTATATACCCTTGCTCTGTTTTATCCCTCAGTTTTTCAATCCAGCTATTTTCAGTAGGCTTAGTTAAGACATTCAGCACTTTTGGCTCTGTGATTAGACATGGGCTTCTTATTCATCAGAGCACTCCATGCACTTTCGTAGATACCTGCTGTCAACAGGGCTTACGAACTCACTCTGAAAGCAGCTCGATCAAAGAGCGTAGTCCCAACATGTAAAAAGCTAATGGAAATCGTGCTGTAAACATGCAGTATAGTTCTTTGTTTTCTGTACATcaagaaacaggaaaaaaaatattttgatatgTTTCCAAGGGAAACTATTTTGTTACTGAAATGCACCGATGGTGAAAGATAAAAGATGAGGTTACTGTTATGTCAAATGATTGAAAAGGCAGGAAAGACTGGTAGACAAGTTGACAAAATGAGGTTTAACTCTGTtaactttttttgtttcactGCATTCCTGTGGCTTAAACAGGTTATCGCAcccatgagaaaaaaaagagccaCAAATATGACTCAAAAGCTAGTCGGTTACGGAGGAAGCCACGAGAGAAAGACGGTATGTCCCTACGAGCCAAACCCACCAGTCAGCGGCCCTCCCGTTCCTACAGTGAcgatgaggaggatgaggggGTGCCAGCCAGCTACCATACGGTGTCTTTACAGGTTAGTGAGGACGTAAGTACCGCAGCCCTTTCCCTACTACCTTTGCTGTGTACATGCCTGCTGCCGTAGTGTTGTGTGATGGTGAGGTCCTTTGGGGTAGGAgtattgctttgtttttctttttctattgcAGCTGAAATTACTGGGTACAATAATTGGTGATAACTGCTGTACATTTTATATCGAATGGCTAATCTAAATCCAAAGGTAATTAATTACCCTGTTTaataaatcacagaaaaataatacatacattaCAACTCATTCAGACCTCTTCACCACCCAGATTTCCTTTGGAATATAAGGCTGCTGCTTATTTCTGTCCCTGCCTGTATTCCTGTATTCCACACTGTTGACTGCAGCTCATTCACCCACTTAGATAAAACAAGATGCATGTTAATCAACTTAGCAGATATCGGTATATTTTTCAGTTTGCTATGTCCTAGAGGGGAATTTGTCATGTAATATTGATGGTAAAGGCAAGTGCATTAGTTCTTAATACTTAATTAATGGTGCTTTTCCACTCTAGTTGTTAGATCTGATGCATACGCTGCACACGAGGGCAGCCAGTATCTATAGCTCATGGGCAGAAGAACAGCGCCATCTGGAGGCAAGTGAAAAGAAGATTGAAGCTGACTCTCAGACGCTGTGGTCAAGCTGCTGGTGTCCTTTGCTTCAAGGTCAGGTTTACAGCAGTCTTACAAAATAAAGATCTCTCACTTTCTTGAGCTGTATTATGAAGCTCCCACGCCATGAGTCACACATCAAGTTTTTCTTGTAGTAGATTGTGTTGTCGTTTCCCTATTCAATACTCATGCCACtttatttctctcattttgTCACATCAGACTGAGAAAGATTTAAATATCAACAGAAAACCCTTAAAGTATGCATGATCTGTAATTCTTTAAGCCATtagaattcatttaaaacattgtATAAGAAGTCATTACTTTTTTTatactaaatattaaaatggAATAGAAGCATTGCTATACCTTGCCCCATGCCCTAAAAAACTGTCAAGCATGTGCTTTCTTCTCCAGTTACCTAATCATGGTGTAGTTATATTCAGATTAGAGGGTTCAGAGCTGTGGAGCCTAATTTGCGATCACAAACTGAGATCATACAGAATTTTTCATTTGGATTTTTAAAGCAATGTTGatagattaattaataaaatgcagttgatacattaatatattacgtttatattaatacagCCACAAAGCAGTGAATCAGCTATCTGAGTGAAGAACATTTAAGAAGCACATTTCTGAGTTTGTGGGTATTTTACTGCCAATAACGTATGTGTCAGCCTGCAGAATAGAGCACTGACTGATATAACCCCTGCAGGTATGGCCTGGCTGTGCTGTGATGCTCGGAGACAGGTTCGGACGCACGCTCTCACTTACCTCCAGAGGGCGCTACTTGTACATGATCTGCAAACACTGGATGCTGTGGAGTGGGAATCCTGTTTCAACAAGGTGAGACAATCTCATGTGACACAGTAGTTAAATACAAGTCAAACACCAATTTATGCTGATTCAGAGCTTAACCCCTTTTATGTCAGGTCCTGTTTCCGCTGCTGACTAAGCTCTTAGACAATATCAGCCCAGCAGATGTTGGGGGCATGGAAGAGACCAGGATGAGGGCCTGCACACTGCTCTCTAAGGTCTGATAGATTTAGTATTTTgtgaactgtaaataaaaaaagtgaatttGATGATTCAAATCTGCTTTAAAGTGTTCAATGACCCTTGGTGCACTGGCCTCCTCAGGTGTTCCTCCAGCATCTCTCGCCACTTCTTTCTCTCCCCACATTTGCTGCACTCTGGCTTACCATCCTTGATTTCATGGACAAATACATGCATGCTGGCTCCAGTGACCTCCTGGTGAGACACGGCCACAGTAATATTCATAGTTTCTGACGTTGTATTGTGCACAATAAAGCAAGCAAGTACCAACAAAGGCACAGTTTTGTGGTGCACTGTACgcgttttaattttaaatacagTACCTGTGAGGTAAAAGCATAGGGTTAATTTCAGCTATACTATGTTTTTAGGCAAaaagttttctcttttttataaagaaggaaaaaggaaGTAATGTATGCATTACTTTGTTACATAGTCTGCACTGTATCATGTTCTGTTCCTTTGCCACAGTACCTATTAGTAGCCATTTACTTTTAGATTTCATTATCTGgcattatttaatgtattatttaacacGAGTGAACATTACATaagttgatttgtttttttaataataagccAAATAATCAATATCTTCATATTGTCCACCGTTGACATAAATAAAATGCcgtaattccttttttttttttttgctttgagtTGGAGGCGATCCCTGAGTCTTTGAAGAACATGCTTTTGGTAATGGACACAGCTGGGATCTTCCACAGTGCAGACTCGCGTACAGGCTACTCTGATCTGTGGGAAATTACATGGGAGAGGATTGACTGCTTCCTGCCACACCTTCGAGAGGagctttttaaacaaacagtCATGCCAGGTATCACAATGCAGAGATTTAATGTTTCACATCACAGTCTGTAATAAACCCTGTCTTTAGAGTGCTTATGTTTTCAGGTTCTCAGTGATTCTCTGTGTATTTCTTCCTGTAATAGTCACTCTTTAATTATCACTGTACCCTGACTGTGTGCAGAACCTGTCCTTAGTGTTCCTGTAGAACCTGCTCCTGCTTCTGTTCCCacttctccctctcctcctgTGCCATCCCCTGCAGCAGTGCCATCTGCCCCCACAGAGCCAAAGACCCCCAGCAGACCTGCATCTCCTCAGGAGATACAAACACCCAGTGCCAACGGTGAGCCTGGAACAATGCTTGCTGCTTTACATACAGAACCCACCATGCATGTTAcactgaatgaatataatatcgTGCTTACAAGCGTGCataaaatcttttctttctaaCCGATACAGGACATGATAGATCATCTCCAGTGCCCCCCTCCACTCCTCCAATGCCCACTCCAGTTAAGATGTCATCTGACTCCCCGCCCACTCTTGCTCAGTCTCCTCTAATACTGCAGCCCCTGGCCTCTCCACTGCAGGTGGGCGTGCCCCCTATGACACTACCAATCATTCTAAATCCCGCCCTCATTGAAGCCACATCACCTGTACCCCTGCTTTCTGCACCTCGTCCAACTGACCCTACTGAGACATCAGAGGTCAAATAGAGCATGCAAGATTGTCCTTGAACATCTAGAAGAGGACACTGGAGACCCTCTCATGCTGCTGTCCTCTCTCCGCATTAACATGCTTCGACTTGCCGCACAATCAGCACAAACgaatacatttacataaggCCAGGACCTGAAAAGAGTGATGGCgagctagagagagagggagagagtacAATTGACTCCTTGCTCCTTATTTTCCCAAAATACCCATTTCCACACTAAGGTATATTACACACAGTGCTGTTGCTCATGCAAGCCTTCATTAAACCAGTTTGcacaaatatttattcagattaGCAATGTACAACTGGAACATGAAGGACATCCCTATAGTGATGGGACCAGGTATGACACTGATTCAGGTTTATATTTCTACCCGTTTGTGCAGATTTAATATATTGAAGCTACAGTGTCTTACACCcctccacacacccacaccacaacAATTATTAGAACAGATAGATCACTATATTATCTGGATTAGTTTCAACATTATCTTTACTGAATAGCGTTTTATTTCTGGGGTGTAAGGACTGCAAGAAAATAGAACCATCAAAATGGATCTAGCACTAACTGTCAACGCCACTCAATATAATTTAAACTGTATAGtaacattaaacaaatataatttatgtaaacACATTTGCTTTCTTAGGCTTTTACGTAGTTATTTTGTGTTCTACATTGACCGTGATAATTTCGGAAATGTCCTGCATTTCATCATTTGAAAATATCTGTCAATATGTAGTCTTTTTGATGAGATGTAACCCAAAGACAAAGGAGATCCATTTATTCAGTGAACACCACAAGTTGAACATTCCAGGTTTGGCAAGTCAGTCGGAGGTGGTGTAAATGGGTGAATGTGCTGTCCATGGAAATCTGCATGCcaggttttattttgtttttagtcCTGATGGGTCTTAATGAGTTTTGGGGTCATGTTGTGTTACTGTTTCTGATGATGGTGTAATTAGtttaaaaatcacatttcttcaaaaatatatacaaagacAATTCTTCAGAATGGATATATACTACAAGACTAGAAAAAagtctgttttgtttaataaatcagttATACCTACAAGAGCTCTGTATTATTGTACCTATTTTTCCCAAAATATGTGTAGAGAAGACTAGTTTTTGCTCCAGGACttctggattattattattattattttattttattttatttttttttttgctaatgggGTTCATATCAAAtgcagagaaacacaaagtgGTGCCCAGTTATGAAAATAGAACATGTTGGAGTAATGAAGACCATGTCTTTTGCTGCTAAAGTTCAGAATCATTCAGAAATCAGTTGCTTTAACTTTGGAAACTGGGATGCCACTGCCTTGTGACAGAAAATGAGTCATCACCTAAAATTATGATGGACTTTTAATTCTCTAGTCAACAGGAATAACATacaaatgtgtatatattaataaaatgtactttttacaATCTAATAAATATATGACAAATTAAGTAACTTGTATCGTAATTCTATATTGGAAGGTTCACATAATTAAACTCAGAAAATGAAAACAGCTAATTACATGCAAACTTCAGAAAGCAATGCATTCTCTTATCTTCTCTCTATTCAGAGGACTGACTTTTCCTGGTTGTGTTGTAGCCGTGCTTTTGTCTCAGGAATTTTGCATACGTGTTGTTGAACATAATTATCTAATTAGTATTTTTTATGAAAGAAAccgtatataatgtatatggtACAATATATGATGGTGTAATGAACTGCAATATAACCCTCTTTTTGAAGACATGAGCCTTGATATACAGTGTAAAAcatctgttttatttcaaatcaaaatGACAAACACATTTTTCCCTTAATAAACTAACTGTATCAGAAACTACACAGGACCTCTAGCTGAAAAACAGTGATTAAAATCTTTATACAACAAGGAATGTTAAAACAAGCTCAGTCTAAGAACAAAAATGGAACAAATGATCTTGGCCTACTCTAAATGAGTGTCATGAAGGTAACAGTGTAACATAAACGCATATAGTACGTCACTCACAAATACCCTTGTTATATACCTTCCAAATTTGTTCTGATATCCAAATAACTACAGCATCTTTAGTCAAACAGCACGTCAGCTGGAAAACGAGCCGAAATTCTGCTGTTAGCCTGGATGCTAACATCCGTCAGTTCagttttccataaaaaaaatgGCCTACACAGAACTCACCAGATAAAACAGACTAGCATCCGAGCTATGCAAACTACCAACAAAAAAAC harbors:
- the gbf1 gene encoding Golgi-specific brefeldin A-resistance guanine nucleotide exchange factor 1 isoform X3 is translated as MLQKPTLKIAMVDKNIYIIQGEIGTVVGAIKRNSRWSTHTTLDEEQDPLLSSFSHLKETLNNIKDLSEVEPNVFLRPFLEVVRSEDTTGPITGLALTSVNKFLSYGLIDANHEAAADGIENMADAVTHARFVGTDPASDEVVLMKILQVLRTLLLTPVGAHLTNESVCEIMQSCFRICFEMRLSELLRKSAEHTLVDMVQLLFSRLPQFKEEAKSFVGANMKKAYNILWKNKRVQLKMRAGGINESSKWKKQKRSPRSSRHMIRSPSGQMDQAQLSTLSNNISGGVPFIEQHVDGDSAASSISSPTADSGLANCSKATSKEDLTDLESCSTATTPSTAASTDALMLDTQCEGRQVERTQSASVESIPEVLEDRDSLVDQSDSASVHDMDYVNPRGVRFTQSTQREGAALIPYGLPCLRELFRFLISLTNPHDRHNSDVMKHMGLQLLNVALEATHIAPYQSLLVLVKDELCRHLIQLLNEDRMNLYAASIRVCFLLFESMRGHLKFQLEIYLKKLMDIITSENPKMPYEMKEMALEAIVHLWRIPSFVTELYINYDCDFYCSNLFEDLTKLLSKNAFPVSGQLYTTHLLSLEALLTVIDSTEAHCQAKVMNRAAEQELSETLTAEGEASIDSTKDAVKEAGKALLGPNGQTALESGMPSICPPTSGHLMAEKLRLGRQDQEETDSAEKKSPKKPHRFSSCLPDSQELLNIRNKKKLLITGTEQFNQKPKNGIQFLQDKGLLSSPTDTNAVAQWLRDNPRLDKKMIGEYISERNNMDLLDSFVRTFTFQGLRIDEALRLYLEAFRLSGEAPVIHRLLETFTDNWHKVNGNPFLSNDAGFALAYAVIMLNTDQHNHNVRKQNIPMTIEQFRKNLKGMNGGQDFDQDMLEDIYNAIKNEEIVMPDEQKGLVKENYMWSVLLHRGATSEGIFLNVPAGSYDHDLFTMTWGPTIAALSYVFDKSLEETIIQKAIAGFRKCAMIAAHYGFSDVFDNLIISLCKFTTLNSESVENLPTVFGSNAKAQIAAKTTFSLAHRHGDILREGWKNIMDAMLQLFRAELLPKSMVEVEDFVEPNGKISLQREETPSNRGESAVLSFVNWLTLSGGAEQSGQRGPSTENQEAKQAALLCIKHCDPEKLITESKFLQLESLQELMKALISVTPDEENYDEEDAAFCLEMLLRIVLENRDRVTCVWQTVRARLYHLCVHANESCFLVERAVVGLLRLAIRLLRREDISSQVLLSLRLLLMMKPHVLSRVSREVAYGLHELLKTNAANIHCTEDWYTLFTLLECIGAGIKPPAALQITSSSPDSDTGAQSDSEVSSYHQSEVTLDRGYTSDSEVYTEHSKPRMPRSTTEVEVGWLVVGKDDLESSRAPHVPAQSPLINQYSLTLGQDMGLHDTKSLIKCVESLSFIVRDAAHVTPENFELCVKAIRVFVEASLNGGYRTHEKKKSHKYDSKASRLRRKPREKDGMSLRAKPTSQRPSRSYSDDEEDEGVPASYHTVSLQLLDLMHTLHTRAASIYSSWAEEQRHLEASEKKIEADSQTLWSSCWCPLLQGMAWLCCDARRQVRTHALTYLQRALLVHDLQTLDAVEWESCFNKVLFPLLTKLLDNISPADVGGMEETRMRACTLLSKVFLQHLSPLLSLPTFAALWLTILDFMDKYMHAGSSDLLLEAIPESLKNMLLVMDTAGIFHSADSRTGYSDLWEITWERIDCFLPHLREELFKQTVMPEPVLSVPVEPAPASVPTSPSPPVPSPAAVPSAPTEPKTPSRPASPQEIQTPSANGHDRSSPVPPSTPPMPTPVKMSSDSPPTLAQSPLILQPLASPLQVGVPPMTLPIILNPALIEATSPVPLLSAPRPTDPTETSEVK
- the gbf1 gene encoding Golgi-specific brefeldin A-resistance guanine nucleotide exchange factor 1 isoform X5; this translates as MLQKPTLKIAMVDKNIYIIQGEIGTVVGAIKRNSRWSTHTTLDEEQDPLLSSFSHLKETLNNIKDLSEVEPNVFLRPFLEVVRSEDTTGPITGLALTSVNKFLSYGLIDANHEAAADGIENMADAVTHARFVGTDPASDEVVLMKILQVLRTLLLTPVGAHLTNESVCEIMQSCFRICFEMRLSELLRKSAEHTLVDMVQLLFSRLPQFKEEAKSFVGANMKKLKMRAGGINESSKWKKQKRSPRSSRHMIRSPSGQMDQAQLSTLSNNISGGVPFIEQHVDGDSAASSISSPTADSGLANCSKATSKEDLTDLESCSTATTPSTAASTDALMLDTQCEGRQVERTQSASVESIPEVLEDRDSLVDQSDSASVHDMDYVNPRGVRFTQSTQREGAALIPYGLPCLRELFRFLISLTNPHDRHNSDVMKHMGLQLLNVALEATHIAPYQSLLVLVKDELCRHLIQLLNEDRMNLYAASIRVCFLLFESMRGHLKFQLEIYLKKLMDIITSENPKMPYEMKEMALEAIVHLWRIPSFVTELYINYDCDFYCSNLFEDLTKLLSKNAFPVSGQLYTTHLLSLEALLTVIDSTEAHCQAKVMNRAAEQELSETLTAEGEASIDSTKDAVKEAGKALLGPNGQTALESGMPSICPPTSGHLMAEKLRLGRQDQEETDSAEKKSPKKPHRFSSCLPDSQELLNIRNKKKLLITGTEQFNQKPKNGIQFLQDKGLLSSPTDTNAVAQWLRDNPRLDKKMIGEYISERNNMDLLDSFVRTFTFQGLRIDEALRLYLEAFRLSGEAPVIHRLLETFTDNWHKVNGNPFLSNDAGFALAYAVIMLNTDQHNHNVRKQNIPMTIEQFRKNLKGMNGGQDFDQDMLEDIYNAIKNEEIVMPDEQKGLVKENYMWSVLLHRGATSEGIFLNVPAGSYDHDLFTMTWGPTIAALSYVFDKSLEETIIQKAIAGFRKCAMIAAHYGFSDVFDNLIISLCKFTTLNSESVENLPTVFGSNAKAQIAAKTTFSLAHRHGDILREGWKNIMDAMLQLFRAELLPKSMVEVEDFVEPNGKISLQREETPSNRGESAVLSFVNWLTLSGGAEQSGQRGPSTENQEAKQAALLCIKHCDPEKLITESKFLQLESLQELMKALISVTPDEENYDEEDAAFCLEMLLRIVLENRDRVTCVWQTVRARLYHLCVHANESCFLVERAVVGLLRLAIRLLRREDISSQVLLSLRLLLMMKPHVLSRVSREVAYGLHELLKTNAANIHCTEDWYTLFTLLECIGAGIKPPAALQITSSSPDSDTGAQSDSEVSSYHQSEVTLDRGYTSDSEVYTEHSKPRMPRSTTEVEVGWLVVGKDDLESSRAPHVPAQSPLINQYSLTLGQDMGLHDTKSLIKCVESLSFIVRDAAHVTPENFELCVKAIRVFVEASLNGGYRTHEKKKSHKYDSKASRLRRKPREKDGMSLRAKPTSQRPSRSYSDDEEDEGVPASYHTVSLQVSEDLLDLMHTLHTRAASIYSSWAEEQRHLEASEKKIEADSQTLWSSCWCPLLQGMAWLCCDARRQVRTHALTYLQRALLVHDLQTLDAVEWESCFNKVLFPLLTKLLDNISPADVGGMEETRMRACTLLSKVFLQHLSPLLSLPTFAALWLTILDFMDKYMHAGSSDLLLEAIPESLKNMLLVMDTAGIFHSADSRTGYSDLWEITWERIDCFLPHLREELFKQTVMPEPVLSVPVEPAPASVPTSPSPPVPSPAAVPSAPTEPKTPSRPASPQEIQTPSANGHDRSSPVPPSTPPMPTPVKMSSDSPPTLAQSPLILQPLASPLQVGVPPMTLPIILNPALIEATSPVPLLSAPRPTDPTETSEVK